A genomic stretch from Lathyrus oleraceus cultivar Zhongwan6 chromosome 2, CAAS_Psat_ZW6_1.0, whole genome shotgun sequence includes:
- the LOC127117939 gene encoding uncharacterized protein LOC127117939, with the protein MARKKIRAKKQKTRNHYEPQNASPSESTNLNNMSDSWECPTSARTNLTENPKEVSIRRRSTLRSASKPIQNGITSLSRGHSSAPDDLAETMDSVQKYQGLEKDSDKKESPSKYLVSCVPPPTLELIPLDQEIWEGEATNDNRKCALRGGCSSPSYGSKLSEMVAMMGNENGHEVDSEILSRAEDTVNGYHVKMEFMPILRRIIDKHGDIARNCVTESVKHRSELLEIICGIISDFEKKDVRSIKESSLRDKIALVDGLRNMKLEVEWLHERLTEVLEAKDILMQSSELKQKAAKNRKLVEQSEFELEECEAQKKELTEKLKTVCEKEVLCKENLARAKDESAATSRIVGFAVSKVGRFLNCSMIDALI; encoded by the exons ATGGCACGAAAGAAGATTAGAGCAAAGAAGCAGAAAACGAGAAACCATTATGAGCCTCAAAATGCTTCACCATCTGAATCAACCAATCTTAACAACATG TCCGATTCTTGGGAATGCCCTACCTCTGCTAGAACGAATTTAACTGAGAATCCTAAAGAGGTTTCTATTCGCCGCCGCAGCACCTTAAGATCAGCTTCAAAGCCTATTCAAAATGGAATAACATCTTTGTCAAGAGGGCATTCTTCTGCTCCTGATGATTTGGCCGAGACGATGGATTCG GTGCAGAAATATCAAGGTTTAGAAAAAGATTCTGATAAAAAAGAATCCCCTTCAAAATACCTAGTTTCATGTGTTCCTCCTCCAACATTGGAACTAATCCCTCTTGATCAGGAGATTTGGGAAGGTGAAGCAACAAATGATAATAGGAAGTGTGCTTTAAGGGGTGGATGTTCATCCCCATCATATGGCTCGAAACTATCTGAAATGGTTGCTATGATGGGAAATGAAAATGGCCATGAGGTTGATTCTGAGATACTGAGCCGGGCGGAAGACACGGTGAATGGATATCATGTGAAGATGGAATTCATGCCAATATTAAGAAGAATAATAGACAAACATGGCGATATTGCTAGGAACTGTGTGACGGAATCGGTGAAACACCGATCAGAATTGTTGGAGATTATCTGCGGAATCATATCGGATTTCGAAAAGAAAGATGTTCGCAGTATTAAAGAAAGTTCCTTGAGAGACAAGATTGCTCTTGTAGATGGATTAAGAAATATGAAACTGGAAGTTGAATGGCTGCACGAGAGGCTAACCGAGGTGCTTGAGGCTAAGGATATTCTTATGCAGTCTAGCGAGCTGAAACAGAAAGCAGCTAAGAATAGGAAGCTTGTGGAACAGTCTGAGTTTGAGTTGGAAGAATGTGAAGCACAGAAGAAGGAGCTGACTGAGAAGCTGAAAACAGTATGTGAGAAAGAGGTTCTCTGCAAAGAGAATTTGGCTAGAGCAAAGGATGAGTCTGCCGCGACATCTCGAATAGTCGGGTTTGCCGTATCTAAAGTCGGCCGCTTTCTTAATTGCTCAATGATTGATGCTTTGATTTAG
- the LOC127121817 gene encoding secreted RxLR effector protein 161-like produces MKNILYASVVESLMYAQVCTRPDIAFAVGILGRYQSNPGMDHWKAVKKVLRYLKGTKDCMLMYRQTNNLDVIGYSDSDFAGCVDSRKSTSGYIFMMADGAISWRSTKQTLVTTSTMEVEFVSFFEATSHGVWLKSFISGLRIMDSISKPLKIFCDNSATIFMAKNNKSGSRSKHIDIKYLAIRERVKDKIVVINHISTDLMIVDPLTKGMPPTKFKDHVENMGLGFSL; encoded by the coding sequence atgaagaacattcTATATGCTTCTGTTGTTGAAAGTCTTATGTATGCTCAAGTATGCACAAGACccgacattgcatttgctgttggaATCTTAGGAAGATATCAGAGTAATCCAGGTATGGATCATTGGAAAGCTGTAAAGAAGGTGTTGAgatatcttaaaggaacaaaagatTGCATGCTAATGTATAGGCAGACGAACAATCTTGATGTGATAGGCTATTCAGACTCCGACTTTGCTGGTTGTGTTGATTCTCGCAAATCAACATCAGGATATATTTTTATGATGGCTGATGGAGCTATTTCATGGAGAAGTACTAAGCAAACCTTGGTTACTACTTCTACTATGGAAGTCGAGTTTGTCTCCTTTTTTGAGGCTACTTCTCATGGTGTATGGCTTAAGAGTTTTATTTCTGGGCTTAGAATCATGGATTCTATTTCTAAACCTCTGAAGATTTTTTGCGATAATTCAGCAACTATCTTTATGGCTAAGAACAATAAAAGTGGaagtcgaagcaagcacatcgacaTAAAGTATTTAGCCATTAGAGAAAGAGTTAAAGATAAAATAGTAGTTATTAATCATATTAGTACTGATTTAATGATCGTTGATCCTCTGACTAAGGGCATGCCCCCAACAAAATTTAAGGATCATGTAGAGAACATGGGACTTGGGTTCTCCTTATGA
- the LOC127117940 gene encoding 3-hydroxy-3-methylglutaryl coenzyme A reductase 1 gives MDLHRRPPTATIPGAEATNNHSRRLKSTSPTPSLKASDALPLPLYLTNTIFFTLFFSVAYYLLGRWRDKIRSSTPLHVVTLSEIAAIVSLIASFIYLLGFFGIDFVQSFISRASNDGWDLDDTITTEQTDFPVVSSVPDQSLPKSTAPEPSFCTKEDEEVVNSVVEGTTPSYALESRLGDCFRAAAIRREALQRTSGKSLKGLPLEGFNYDAILGQCCEMPVGFIQIPVGVAGPLLLDGFEYTVPMATTEGCLVASTNRGCKAIYASGGAESVVLRDAMSRAPVVRFSSAKRASQLKFFLEDPLNSETLAVVFNRSSRFARLLGIQCAMAGKNLYMRFTCSTGDAMGMNMVSKGVQNVLDFLRNDFPDMDVIGISGNYCADKKPAAVNWIEGRGKSVVCEAVIKEEIVKKVLKTSVAALVELNMLKNLAGSAIAGALGGFNAHASNIVSAIFIATGQDPAQNIESSHCITMMEAVNDGKDLHISVTMPSIEVGTVGGGTQLASQSACLNLLGVKGSSKESPGSNSRLLATIVAGSVLAGELSLMSAIAAGQLVNSHMKYNRSCKDVTKISS, from the exons ATGGACCTCCATCGCCGGCCGCCGACCGCCACCATCCCCGGCGCCGAAGCGACAAACAACCATTCCCGCCGTCTCAAATCAACCTCCCCTACCCCATCCCTCAAAGCTTCCGATGCACTCCCTCTCCCTCTCTACCTCACTAACACAATCTTCTTCACGCTCTTCTTCTCCGTCGCGTATTACCTTCTCGGAAGATGGCGTGATAAGATCCGTAGCTCCACTCCTCTTCACGTTGTTACTCTCTCTGAGATCGCCGCCATTGTTTCCCTCATCGCTTCTTTCATCTACCTTCTAGGTTTCTTCGGAATCGATTTCGTTCAGTCGTTCATCTCACGCGCTTCCAACGACGGTTGGGACCTCGACGACACTATCACCACCGAGCAAACCGATTTCCCCGTCGTTAGTTCCGTCCCAGATCAGTCTCTTCCCAAATCCACCGCACCGGAGCCCTCATTCTGCACAAAGGAAGACGAGGAGGTCGTGAATTCCGTTGTAGAAGGCACAACACCATCCTACGCACTTGAATCGCGGCTAGGAGATTGTTTCCGTGCCGCCGCGATTCGTCGTGAGGCTTTACAGAGAACATCAGGGAAATCGTTGAAAGGCTTGCCGTTAGAAGGGTTTAATTATGACGCGATTTTAGGGCAGTGTTGTGAAATGCCGGTTGGGTTCATTCAAATTCCGGTTGGTGTTGCGGGGCCATTGTTGTTGGATGGGTTTGAGTATACAGTTCCGATGGCTACTACAGAAGGGTGTTTGGTTGCCAGTACTAACAGAGGGTGTAAAGCTATATATGCTTCTGGTGGTGCCGAAAGTGTTGTTTTGAGAGATGCTATGTCTAGAGCACCTGTGGTTAGGTTTTCATCAGCTAAAAGAGCTTCTCAGTTGAAATTCTTCTTGGAGGATCCTCTCAATTCTGAGACCTTGGCTGTTGTTTTCAACAG GTCAAGTAGATTTGCCAGGCTGCTAGGTATTCAGTGTGCTATGGCTGGGAAGAATCTTTATATGAGATTTACCTGCAGTACAGGTGATGCCATGGGGATGAACATGGTCTCCAAAGGGGTGCAGAACGTTCTTGATTTCCTTCGAAATGATTTCCCTGACATGGATGTTATTGGCATCTCTG GTAATTATTGTGCGGACAAGAAACCTGCTGCGGTTAATTGGATCGAGGGACGTGGGAAATCAGTTGTTTGTGAAGCAGTTATCAAAGAAGAAATAGTGAAGAAGGTATTGAAGACCAGTGTGGCTGCCCTGGTGGAACTCAACATGCTCAAAAACCTTGCTGGTTCTGCCATTGCCGGTGCTCTTGGTGGATTTAACGCCCATGCTAGCAACATTGTGTCTGCCATTTTTATAGCCACAGGTCAAGATCCAGCTCAAAACATTGAAAGTTCCCATTGCATAACAATGATGGAGGCCGTAAATGACGGGAAAGACCTCCATATCTCAGTGACCATGCCTTCCATTGAG GTGGGTACAGTAGGTGGTGGAACACAACTTGCATCTCAATCTGCTTGCTTGAATTTGCTTGGTGTGAAGGGTTCCAGCAAGGAATCACCAGGATCAAACTCGAGACTCTTGGCAACCATTGTTGCTGGATCTGTTTTAGCAGGCGAGCTGTCTCTGATGTCTGCCATTGCTGCAGGGCAACTAGTCAACAGTCACATGAAATACAACAGATCATGCAAAGATGTAACTAAAATATCATCTTGA